The Macaca fascicularis isolate 582-1 chromosome 1, T2T-MFA8v1.1 genome includes a window with the following:
- the ARTN gene encoding artemin, which translates to MELGLGGLSALSHCPWPRRQPALWPTLAALALLSSVAEASLGPAPPSPAPREGPAPVLAPPAGHLPGGRTARWCSGRARRPPSQPSRPAPPPPAPPSAPPRGGRAARAGGPGSRPRAAGARGCRLRSQLVPVRALGLGHRSDELVRFRFCSGSCRRARSPHDLSLASLLGAGALRPPPGSRPISQPCCRPTRYEAVSFMDVNSTWRTVDRLSATACGCLG; encoded by the exons ATGGAACTTGGACTTGGAGGCCTCTCTGCACTGTCCCACTGCCCCTGGCCTAGGCGGCAG CCTGCCCTGTGGCCCACCCTGGCCGCTCTGGCTCTGCTGAGCAGCGTCGCAGAGGCCTCCCTGGGACCCGCgccccccagccctgccccccgCGAAGGCCCCGCGCCTGTCTTGGCGCCCCCCGCCGGCCACCTGCCGG GGGGACGCACGGCCCGCTGGTGCAGTGGAAGAGCCCGGCGGCCGCCGTCGCAGCCTTCTCgtcccgcgccgccgccgcccgcgccccCATCTGCTCCTCCCCGCGGGGGCCGCGCAGCGCGGGCTGGGGGCCCGGGCAGCCGCCCTCGGGCCGCGGGGGCGCGGGGCTGCCGCCTGCGCTCGCAGCTGGTGCCAGTGCGCGCGCTCGGCCTGGGCCACCGTTCCGACGAGCTGGTGCGTTTCCGCTTCTGCAGCGGCTCCTGCCGCCGCGCGCGATCTCCGCACGACCTCAGCCTGGCCAGCCTACTGGGCGCTGGGGCCCTCCGACCGCCCCCGGGCTCCCGGCCCATCAGCCAGCCGTGCTGCCGACCCACGCGCTACGAAGCAGTCTCCTTCATGGACGTCAATAGCACCTGGAGAACCGTGGACCGTCTCTCGGCCACCGCCTGCGGCTGCCTGGGCTGA